TTGAGGAAATGCTCACGGCATCAGCGCGCATTGCTCGCGCCGTCTCAGTGCCGGTCACCGTCGATTTCGAGGCTGGCTATCAGCTGCCGCCAACCGAAATCGCGCGACGGCTGATTGATGCTGGCGTAGTCGGCATGAATCTCGAAGAATCGGACCACCACGGCGCGCTGGGCCTGACGCCGCCAGAGGTGCAGGCCGAGCTGATTGCAGGCGTAAAGTCTGCAGCGCGCGACTACGGCATTGATCTGGTGCTGAACGCGCGAATTGATGTATTTATCCGCTCCGAAGGAACGCTCGCGAGCCAATTGGAAGACTGCCTACGGCGCGCGCGGATCTATCACGAAGCGGGGGCGGACTGCATCTACCCGATTGGCCTCAGTGATCCGGGCGCGATTCAAGCTCTGGTTGAGGCGGTTGAAGTCGTGAACGTCACTGTTCGGCGGGGTGGACCGCTTTCGCTGGCCACGGCAGCCGAATGCGGTGCGCGACGCGTCACCTATGCTACGAGCGTTTTCCGCGAGGTGATGGCCGCTCTCGACACGATCGCTGCCGACATCCATGCGACGCTACCCGTAGCCGCGAATTGATCCGGACATCACGACACGAGCAGGCGAGTGTTCCACGTGGAACAGTGATAAGCGAGCCGCGCAGATCTTAGCAGACCGGCAGTTGACTGCTCCCGACATAGGCAGGCTCAGTCGAATGTCAGCGGCAAAGTGTCCAATCGTTCGGGCCGAGGTGCAGCGCTCTAACAAGCTGACCGACCGTACGCTCTCCGTACGGACAGGACCCGGCCTGTCCTCGCCGTGAGGCGA
Above is a window of Thermomicrobiales bacterium DNA encoding:
- a CDS encoding isocitrate lyase/phosphoenolpyruvate mutase family protein, which produces MCARISVANLTILPLLTTNGPGNTVATAGYNDRQHDRMDSTMISIDQLAAKTEAFRAMHNGPEMLVMPNAWDAASAQHIEAAGFPAIATTSGGVAASLGYADHEAAPVEEMLTASARIARAVSVPVTVDFEAGYQLPPTEIARRLIDAGVVGMNLEESDHHGALGLTPPEVQAELIAGVKSAARDYGIDLVLNARIDVFIRSEGTLASQLEDCLRRARIYHEAGADCIYPIGLSDPGAIQALVEAVEVVNVTVRRGGPLSLATAAECGARRVTYATSVFREVMAALDTIAADIHATLPVAAN